Proteins from a genomic interval of Campylobacter concisus:
- the plsX gene encoding phosphate acyltransferase PlsX, translating to MIRIAIDAMGGDFGADPIISGVIDALKETEFKAVLVGDSNVIKPLIPQSYLKNIEFLEASEVISMADGATDALKRKDSTIYKAIELLKNKEVDAVVSAGHSGATMSLATLRIGRLKNISRPAIATLMPNSKESATLVLDVGANVDCRSEHLFQFAIMGEAYAKEILGRKEPKVGLLSNGEEESKGNEVSKEAFKLVSRLDSFVGNAEGNQIFDGSIDVMVCDGFMGNILLKTSEGVADAIGKIIKKQIKKSPLAIAGSVLMRKVFKTLKKQVSYDEYGGAPLLGVNGCVIISHGKSNSKAIKNAIFQAIKFANSNINKVIEEELSHFAR from the coding sequence ATGATTCGCATTGCTATCGATGCTATGGGTGGTGATTTTGGTGCAGATCCTATAATATCTGGTGTTATTGATGCACTAAAAGAGACAGAATTTAAAGCCGTATTAGTTGGCGATAGCAATGTCATCAAACCACTCATTCCACAATCTTATTTAAAAAATATCGAATTTTTAGAAGCTAGCGAAGTTATCTCAATGGCAGATGGTGCAACTGATGCACTCAAGAGAAAAGATAGTACGATCTACAAAGCAATTGAACTCTTAAAAAATAAGGAAGTTGATGCTGTAGTTTCTGCTGGTCATAGTGGTGCAACTATGAGTTTAGCTACTCTAAGAATTGGTAGACTAAAAAATATTTCTCGCCCAGCAATTGCAACACTTATGCCAAATTCAAAAGAATCTGCTACTTTAGTTTTAGATGTTGGTGCAAATGTTGATTGCAGAAGTGAGCATCTGTTTCAATTTGCCATAATGGGTGAAGCCTATGCAAAAGAAATTTTAGGTAGAAAAGAGCCAAAAGTTGGTCTTTTATCAAATGGTGAAGAAGAAAGCAAAGGCAATGAAGTTAGCAAAGAAGCATTTAAATTAGTTTCTAGGCTTGATAGCTTTGTTGGCAATGCAGAAGGTAATCAAATTTTTGATGGCAGTATCGATGTAATGGTTTGTGATGGTTTTATGGGAAATATTCTTTTAAAAACTAGTGAAGGCGTTGCAGATGCTATAGGTAAAATTATCAAAAAACAAATTAAAAAATCACCTCTTGCTATAGCTGGCTCTGTACTCATGAGAAAAGTTTTTAAAACGCTCAAAAAGCAGGTTAGCTATGACGAATATGGCGGTGCACCGCTTCTTGGTGTAAATGGTTGTGTTATCATAAGTCACGGCAAAAGCAATTCAAAAGCTATAAAGAATGCAATTTTTCAAGCAATAAAATTTGCTAATTCAAATATAAATAAAGTTATCGAAGAAGAACTTTCGCACTTTGCAAGGTAA
- the rpmF gene encoding 50S ribosomal protein L32 — protein sequence MAVPKRRVSHSRAAKRRTHYKVTLPVPVKDKDGSWKMPHRINKTTGEY from the coding sequence ATGGCAGTACCAAAGCGAAGAGTGAGTCATTCTCGTGCAGCAAAACGTAGAACACATTATAAAGTTACACTTCCAGTACCTGTAAAAGACAAAGATGGTTCTTGGAAAATGCCTCACCGTATAAACAAAACTACGGGTGAATATTAA
- the ndk gene encoding nucleoside-diphosphate kinase: MQRTLSIIKPDAVKKNVVGKIIDRFESNGLRIAAAKKIQLSKCDAKAFYAVHKDRPFFNNLVEFMISGPVVVMVLEGENAVAKNRELMGATNPKEATPGTIRADFADSIDANAVHGSDSLENAVNEINFFFASREIC, translated from the coding sequence ATGCAAAGAACACTTTCTATTATTAAGCCTGATGCTGTTAAGAAAAATGTTGTTGGAAAAATTATAGATAGATTTGAAAGTAACGGCCTAAGGATCGCAGCTGCAAAGAAAATCCAACTTAGCAAATGCGATGCAAAAGCATTTTACGCTGTTCATAAAGATAGACCATTTTTTAATAATTTGGTTGAATTTATGATTAGTGGACCAGTTGTGGTTATGGTACTTGAAGGTGAAAATGCTGTTGCTAAAAACCGTGAGCTTATGGGTGCTACCAACCCAAAAGAAGCAACTCCTGGTACTATAAGGGCTGATTTTGCCGATAGCATTGATGCAAATGCAGTTCACGGAAGTGATAGTCTAGAAAATGCTGTGAATGAAATAAATTTCTTTTTTGCTTCAAGAGAAATTTGCTAA
- a CDS encoding NADH-quinone oxidoreductase subunit I, producing MSVKITDICISCGSCIDECPVSAIVDDSDNPTGADTYYVYSNKCVECVGYNDEPACASACPTDGCIVWDAVVAGQPSRDQIGADARNGSIPVIQ from the coding sequence ATGTCTGTAAAAATAACTGATATATGCATAAGCTGTGGTTCATGTATTGATGAATGCCCAGTTTCAGCTATCGTTGATGATAGCGACAACCCAACTGGAGCAGATACATACTATGTTTATTCAAATAAATGCGTTGAGTGCGTAGGCTACAACGATGAGCCAGCCTGTGCATCTGCCTGTCCAACTGACGGTTGTATCGTATGGGACGCAGTGGTAGCAGGACAACCTTCACGCGATCAGATCGGTGCTGATGCACGCAATGGTTCTATTCCAGTTATTCAATAA
- the uvrA gene encoding excinuclease ABC subunit UvrA, whose amino-acid sequence MNDIIEITGAREHNLKNINLKIPKNKLVVFTGLSGSGKSTLAFDTLYAEGQRRYMESLSSYARQFLDRVGKPDVDKIEGLTPAIAIDQKTTSKNPRSTVGTITEIYDYLRLLYARVGVQHCHKCGKPISKMSASDIINEISKLPLGAKVIIYAPLVREKKGTWADLIENLRQKGFVRAQIDGVVVRLDEDIELAKTKKHTIKVIVDRIAIDEQNHERLASDVEKALNESFGEVEIEIANADELGLKESFIHYSEHMACFDCKISFTPLEPLSFSFNSPKGACEHCDGLGIRYSLDMSKIIDEEKSIENGAIKLLYGYNMSYYYKFLLAFCEQNGIDIKKPYYELSEDEKRLVLYGNVKEVEFFWKRNKLLRKFDGVVKISHGLLKDYKDFDEYMSEKICDACNGHRLKPQSLAVKVASLGLGEILDMSIENCTAFFSNEKNFAYLSDYDKAIAKPILKEINERLFFLYDVGLGYLSLGRDARTISGGEAQRIRIASQIGSGLSGVMYVLDEPSIGLHERDTLKLIKTLRNLQAKGNSVIVVEHDKKTIEEADFIVDIGPGAGKFGGNVVFAGTAKELLSSDTQTAQYINGKKKINYQKNRKAEKWLEISNVNINNISNLTAKFPLRNLVGITGVSGSGKSSLVLQTLLPEAQEQLNRAKKVKKIAGVNLSGLENLDKVIYLDQSPIGRTPRSNPATYTGVMDEIRNLFAQTKEAKLRGYKIGRFSFNVKGGRCEKCQGEGEITIEMHFLPDINVVCDVCNGARYNAQTLEILYKGKNIAEVLNMSIDEAVEFFKAVPKIASKLTTLQDVGLGYITLGQNAVTLSGGEAQRVKLAKELSRSDTGNTLYILDEPTTGLHFADVDRLVKVLNHLVDLGNSVFVIEHNMDVIKNCDYIVDMGPEGGAKGGKVIACGSVKEVAKNYKKTGSYTGEFLAQELEEMKKK is encoded by the coding sequence ATGAACGATATTATTGAAATAACTGGCGCAAGGGAACATAACTTAAAAAATATAAATCTTAAAATTCCTAAAAATAAATTAGTAGTTTTTACCGGTCTTAGCGGAAGCGGCAAGAGTACGCTAGCCTTTGATACGCTCTATGCCGAGGGACAAAGAAGATACATGGAGAGCCTTAGCAGCTATGCTAGGCAGTTTTTAGATCGCGTTGGCAAGCCTGATGTTGATAAGATAGAAGGTTTAACGCCTGCTATTGCGATCGATCAAAAGACGACTTCTAAAAACCCTCGCTCAACGGTCGGTACGATTACAGAAATTTATGATTATCTAAGGCTTTTGTACGCAAGAGTCGGCGTTCAGCACTGCCATAAATGTGGCAAACCTATCTCAAAAATGAGTGCAAGCGATATCATAAATGAAATTTCAAAACTCCCACTTGGCGCAAAAGTGATCATCTATGCGCCGCTAGTTCGTGAGAAAAAGGGCACATGGGCGGATTTGATCGAAAATTTACGCCAAAAAGGCTTTGTAAGAGCGCAAATAGATGGCGTGGTGGTGAGGCTTGATGAGGATATCGAGCTTGCAAAAACGAAAAAACACACGATCAAGGTTATTGTTGATAGGATTGCTATCGATGAGCAAAATCACGAACGCCTTGCAAGTGACGTAGAAAAGGCGCTAAATGAGAGCTTTGGCGAGGTCGAGATAGAGATCGCAAATGCTGATGAGCTGGGCTTAAAAGAGAGTTTTATACATTACAGCGAGCACATGGCTTGTTTTGATTGTAAAATTTCATTTACGCCGCTTGAGCCACTTAGCTTTAGCTTTAACTCGCCAAAGGGCGCTTGCGAGCACTGCGACGGACTTGGCATAAGATATAGCCTAGATATGAGTAAGATCATTGATGAAGAAAAGTCGATAGAAAATGGTGCGATCAAGCTACTTTATGGCTATAACATGAGCTATTACTATAAATTTTTACTTGCTTTTTGCGAGCAAAATGGCATCGATATCAAAAAGCCATATTATGAGCTTAGCGAAGATGAAAAGAGGCTCGTTTTATATGGAAATGTCAAAGAAGTTGAGTTTTTTTGGAAGCGAAATAAGCTGCTTAGAAAATTTGATGGAGTGGTTAAAATTTCACACGGGCTTTTGAAGGATTATAAAGACTTTGATGAGTATATGAGTGAGAAAATTTGTGACGCTTGCAACGGTCACAGGCTAAAGCCTCAAAGTTTAGCGGTCAAGGTCGCTAGCCTTGGACTTGGTGAAATTTTAGATATGAGCATAGAAAACTGTACCGCTTTTTTCTCGAATGAGAAAAATTTCGCCTATCTTAGTGACTACGACAAGGCGATCGCAAAGCCTATCTTAAAAGAGATCAACGAGAGGCTTTTCTTCTTGTATGACGTGGGACTTGGCTACTTGTCGCTTGGGCGCGATGCTAGGACGATCAGCGGCGGCGAGGCACAGCGCATCAGGATCGCAAGCCAGATAGGAAGTGGGCTAAGTGGCGTCATGTATGTGCTTGATGAGCCAAGTATCGGCCTTCACGAGCGAGATACGTTAAAACTCATAAAGACGCTTAGAAATTTACAAGCCAAAGGCAACTCTGTAATCGTCGTCGAGCATGATAAAAAAACGATAGAAGAGGCTGATTTTATCGTAGATATCGGCCCTGGAGCTGGTAAATTTGGCGGTAATGTGGTCTTTGCAGGCACAGCAAAAGAGCTTTTAAGCTCAGATACTCAGACTGCACAATACATAAATGGTAAGAAAAAGATCAACTATCAAAAAAATAGAAAAGCTGAGAAGTGGCTTGAAATTTCAAATGTAAATATCAACAATATCTCAAATTTAACCGCGAAATTTCCACTTAGAAATTTAGTTGGCATCACTGGCGTATCAGGATCTGGCAAGAGCTCTCTAGTGCTTCAGACCTTGCTCCCAGAGGCGCAGGAGCAGCTAAATAGAGCTAAAAAAGTGAAAAAAATAGCTGGGGTAAATTTAAGCGGACTTGAGAATTTAGACAAGGTGATCTATCTTGATCAAAGCCCGATAGGCCGCACCCCACGCTCAAATCCAGCGACATACACTGGCGTGATGGACGAGATCAGAAATTTGTTTGCGCAGACTAAAGAAGCTAAGCTTAGAGGCTATAAAATAGGGCGCTTTAGCTTCAATGTTAAAGGTGGACGCTGCGAAAAGTGCCAAGGCGAGGGCGAGATCACGATTGAGATGCACTTTTTGCCTGATATTAACGTAGTTTGTGACGTTTGTAATGGTGCTAGATATAACGCTCAAACCTTGGAAATTTTATACAAGGGCAAAAACATCGCTGAGGTGCTAAATATGAGCATCGACGAGGCAGTTGAGTTCTTTAAAGCTGTACCAAAGATCGCTTCAAAACTCACCACACTTCAAGACGTAGGGCTTGGCTACATCACTCTCGGACAAAATGCAGTCACACTAAGTGGCGGCGAGGCGCAACGTGTGAAGCTAGCAAAAGAGCTTAGTAGAAGCGACACTGGAAATACGCTTTATATCCTTGATGAGCCAACGACGGGGCTTCATTTTGCCGATGTTGATAGGCTAGTAAAGGTGCTAAATCACTTAGTTGATCTTGGAAATTCAGTCTTTGTGATCGAGCATAATATGGATGTTATCAAAAACTGCGACTATATCGTCGATATGGGGCCAGAAGGTGGTGCAAAGGGCGGTAAAGTGATAGCGTGCGGCAGTGTAAAAGAAGTAGCTAAAAATTATAAAAAAACTGGTAGCTATACAGGAGAATTTCTAGCACAAGAGCTTGAGGAAATGAAGAAAAAGTAG
- a CDS encoding O-antigen ligase family protein: protein MKNDIASKLYNLFLVIVLFTLPVTEGLKQISLTLFVLAGIYICVREKRQFKFDLINISLFIFVLATFISCLINGVSASRALDPLRCMLFFFVARSVGIEKINFKFLFFALFAGLIVAFIPACVEKFSSNDPLALFELKSIGHVNHSAIFMLLVFCVALISSAELKKIYEKYIAIIVAGICVFGIMIAGSRATMYLLPIIIFSILLYQISKRQTELKLAFSLIILFSVIAIFYTYISANIIQDERFYSQLTKGVTGSETRYPIFASAFYMWLENPLFGIGSGQFKIIDITKYFPGNGEIHVSHSHNTFLTFLTEKGIVALLAYLVFQLSLFIKFIKNFRQNNIVFLALLMLMANNIISLANTTFHHENALLMLLFWALALSATDKKSTLKIS, encoded by the coding sequence ATGAAAAACGACATTGCCTCTAAGCTCTACAATCTTTTTTTAGTTATTGTCTTATTTACGCTACCAGTAACTGAGGGCTTAAAGCAAATTTCACTCACACTTTTCGTCTTGGCTGGAATTTATATTTGCGTCAGAGAAAAAAGGCAATTTAAATTTGATCTCATAAATATCTCACTTTTTATCTTTGTTTTGGCTACTTTTATAAGTTGTCTTATAAATGGAGTTTCTGCATCAAGAGCACTTGATCCGCTAAGGTGTATGCTATTTTTCTTTGTAGCCAGAAGTGTTGGCATAGAAAAAATAAATTTTAAATTTTTATTTTTTGCCTTATTTGCTGGTTTGATTGTTGCATTTATCCCTGCTTGTGTAGAAAAATTCTCTTCAAATGATCCTTTAGCACTTTTTGAGCTTAAATCAATAGGACACGTAAATCATAGTGCTATTTTTATGCTACTAGTTTTTTGTGTAGCTTTAATATCATCAGCTGAGCTTAAAAAGATATATGAAAAATATATAGCTATAATAGTAGCTGGGATTTGTGTATTTGGCATTATGATCGCTGGCTCAAGAGCCACCATGTATCTTTTGCCTATTATCATTTTTTCTATATTACTTTATCAAATTTCAAAAAGGCAAACTGAACTTAAATTAGCATTTAGTCTAATAATTTTATTTAGTGTCATAGCCATTTTTTATACATATATATCAGCAAATATTATACAAGATGAAAGATTTTATAGTCAGCTAACAAAGGGTGTGACAGGATCAGAGACTAGATATCCGATCTTTGCTAGTGCATTTTATATGTGGCTTGAGAATCCATTATTTGGGATAGGTTCTGGTCAGTTTAAAATCATTGACATAACAAAGTATTTTCCAGGCAATGGCGAGATTCATGTTAGTCATTCTCACAACACCTTTTTAACATTTTTAACAGAAAAGGGCATCGTTGCCTTGCTTGCATATTTGGTATTTCAACTATCACTCTTTATAAAATTTATTAAAAATTTTAGACAAAATAACATAGTTTTTCTTGCACTTTTAATGCTTATGGCTAATAATATAATTTCACTTGCAAATACAACGTTTCACCATGAAAATGCACTTTTAATGCTACTATTTTGGGCTCTAGCTTTAAGTGCGACAGATAAAAAATCGACCTTAAAAATTAGCTAA
- a CDS encoding glycosyltransferase family 2 protein, with translation MPDVKISFVVPVFNKKEHIRDCLNSLISQDMDDIEIIVINDGSTDNTLEILEEYKDKIILKTKSNAGVSAARNDGILLASGKYTICVDADDYVEKDYASSVYDIAEKFDADIVITDMCKVYGHKKLLLKDFETKEDGVIDKNEYLKRLLASRHNKVLHNAANKAIRTKILKENLFPVGITQAEDFHTVVRNVIASKTLVKLNKAFYCYKIGDNNTAGFEKLKAAIDHKFVYDDIISILKNKNLALEMVPDLELRKIKSVYMPAILARPNLKNSSYVKALDLFYADIDSIISSAGFSKLRLKQRILLKVLKNVKLYENVSKILKIFNTINGFLSNKKMKEFKE, from the coding sequence GTGCCTGATGTGAAAATAAGCTTTGTAGTGCCTGTTTTTAACAAAAAAGAGCATATTAGGGATTGTTTAAATTCGCTTATATCTCAAGACATGGATGATATTGAGATTATAGTTATTAATGATGGAAGTACTGATAATACGCTAGAAATATTAGAAGAATATAAAGATAAAATAATATTAAAGACAAAGAGCAATGCTGGTGTCAGTGCTGCCAGAAATGACGGTATATTACTAGCTAGTGGGAAATATACTATCTGCGTAGATGCTGATGACTATGTGGAAAAAGATTATGCTTCAAGTGTTTATGATATCGCAGAAAAATTTGATGCCGACATAGTGATAACAGATATGTGTAAGGTCTATGGTCATAAAAAGCTCCTTTTAAAGGATTTTGAGACAAAAGAGGATGGCGTAATCGATAAAAACGAGTATTTAAAAAGGCTTTTGGCCTCAAGGCACAACAAAGTCTTGCATAATGCGGCAAACAAGGCGATTAGGACTAAAATTTTAAAAGAAAATTTATTTCCAGTTGGGATCACGCAAGCTGAAGATTTTCATACTGTAGTGAGAAATGTTATCGCTTCAAAAACTCTTGTAAAGCTAAATAAGGCTTTTTATTGCTATAAGATAGGAGACAACAACACTGCTGGTTTTGAAAAGCTAAAAGCTGCGATAGATCATAAATTTGTTTATGATGACATAATCTCAATTTTAAAAAACAAAAATTTAGCTCTTGAAATGGTGCCAGATCTAGAGCTTAGAAAGATAAAAAGCGTCTATATGCCAGCCATTTTGGCAAGACCAAATCTAAAAAATAGTAGCTATGTAAAGGCACTTGATCTTTTTTATGCAGATATTGATAGCATTATAAGCTCAGCTGGTTTTTCAAAGCTTAGATTAAAACAAAGAATTTTGCTTAAAGTGCTAAAAAATGTAAAATTGTACGAAAATGTATCAAAAATTTTAAAAATCTTTAATACAATAAATGGCTTTTTGTCAAATAAAAAAATGAAAGAATTTAAAGAGTAG
- a CDS encoding glycosyltransferase family 4 protein — protein sequence MINILELESSLGFGGQEHRTQRVINGLDKSKFKVFYGLNPGSKSFEKQIECEFVEFNLKKSFNIFEILKICKFVKQNNIKIISTHSGKDGTIGAIVGKICGVSVVRTRHLQLPITSPLPYNLSTKVVGVCDSVCEDLIKRGVKKEKVLKIYTGIDTQKYTPEFKINMKKEFGLNDDVVGVCIVAVLRAAKNHKLLIDAFSELNLENSALFIVGDGPQNKNLHEYIKDKKNIFMLGNRTDVSDFLGSLDICVLPSDMEAIGGALLEASSCKLATIGSAVGGLGEAVSDGKSGFLFQNGDKEGLKKVLERLILDKNLRKQMGEFGREYVKEVFSIEKMIENTQNLYMELVK from the coding sequence ATGATAAATATACTTGAGCTTGAAAGCTCTCTTGGATTTGGTGGACAGGAACACCGCACACAGCGTGTGATAAATGGACTAGATAAGAGCAAATTTAAGGTTTTTTATGGGCTAAATCCTGGCTCAAAAAGCTTTGAGAAGCAAATAGAGTGTGAATTCGTTGAGTTTAATCTCAAAAAGTCTTTCAATATCTTTGAAATTTTAAAAATTTGCAAATTTGTAAAGCAAAATAATATAAAAATCATCTCAACTCACTCAGGCAAAGACGGCACCATAGGCGCTATCGTGGGCAAAATTTGCGGCGTTAGTGTGGTTCGTACTAGGCATTTGCAGCTGCCTATAACATCGCCTTTGCCTTATAATCTAAGCACAAAAGTAGTCGGCGTGTGTGACTCAGTATGTGAGGATCTTATAAAAAGAGGCGTAAAAAAAGAGAAGGTGCTAAAAATCTACACTGGCATCGATACGCAAAAATATACGCCAGAATTTAAGATAAATATGAAAAAAGAATTTGGCTTAAATGACGATGTAGTTGGAGTTTGTATCGTTGCGGTGCTAAGAGCTGCTAAAAATCATAAGCTCTTAATCGATGCATTTAGCGAGCTAAATTTGGAAAATTCAGCCCTTTTTATCGTAGGCGATGGTCCGCAAAATAAAAATTTACACGAATATATAAAAGATAAAAAAAATATCTTTATGCTTGGCAATAGAACCGATGTGAGCGATTTTTTGGGCTCACTTGATATCTGTGTGCTACCTTCAGACATGGAGGCTATCGGCGGGGCGCTACTTGAGGCATCTTCGTGCAAGTTAGCTACTATCGGAAGTGCCGTTGGCGGTCTTGGTGAGGCAGTGAGTGATGGAAAGAGTGGATTTTTATTTCAAAATGGCGATAAAGAAGGGCTAAAAAAAGTACTTGAAAGGCTCATCTTGGATAAAAATTTAAGAAAACAGATGGGTGAGTTTGGCAGAGAGTATGTAAAAGAGGTATTTAGTATCGAAAAAATGATAGAAAACACACAAAATTTATATATGGAACTTGTAAAATGA
- a CDS encoding polysaccharide deacetylase family protein — MSVTVLMYHHVLEKSGFIASSVDEFRSHMKFLAKNGYKTLSINEFIAYKKGELEVPKKSVCITFDDGWMDNYIYAYPIVKEFGLKANIFIITGWIEAAQKAHEMRPASFLNVDHNECKRLALSRPQDVILNLEQIEKMSDCFYFHSHTHGHFDGYFGQLSLDEEFGLCREFMKKNFGFEDDALCWPRGKYNDEYLSTAKKHGYNAFFTTKRGINKADGNLEEIKRIVTKRDEKWLKKTMFIYQNDILGSIYAAIRS; from the coding sequence ATGAGTGTAACTGTTTTGATGTATCACCACGTGCTTGAAAAGAGTGGTTTTATCGCTAGCAGCGTGGATGAGTTTAGATCGCATATGAAATTTCTAGCTAAAAATGGCTATAAAACGTTAAGTATAAATGAGTTTATCGCTTATAAAAAAGGCGAGCTTGAAGTGCCAAAAAAGAGTGTTTGCATAACATTTGATGATGGCTGGATGGATAACTACATTTACGCCTATCCTATCGTGAAGGAATTTGGGCTAAAAGCAAATATTTTTATAATTACTGGCTGGATAGAAGCGGCACAAAAGGCACACGAGATGAGGCCTGCTAGCTTTTTAAATGTCGATCACAACGAGTGCAAGAGGCTTGCTCTAAGTAGGCCACAAGATGTGATTTTAAATTTAGAGCAGATCGAGAAAATGAGCGACTGCTTCTACTTTCATTCACACACGCATGGACATTTTGATGGATATTTTGGGCAGCTTAGTCTGGACGAGGAATTTGGCCTTTGCCGTGAATTTATGAAGAAAAATTTTGGCTTTGAGGACGATGCACTTTGCTGGCCGCGCGGTAAATATAATGACGAATATCTAAGTACTGCTAAAAAGCACGGATACAACGCGTTTTTCACTACAAAACGTGGCATTAATAAAGCTGATGGCAACCTTGAAGAGATAAAGCGCATTGTTACAAAACGTGATGAAAAATGGCTAAAAAAGACTATGTTTATATATCAAAATGATATTTTAGGCTCGATTTACGCGGCTATAAGGTCCTAG
- a CDS encoding glycosyltransferase family 25 protein, with product MNYPIYVISLKRDEERRQNLQKQFNRYDEFKIIDAVDAKNFSINEYYKAMIDCLLKSCDEKYKFKIPPLVATPGELACTMSHIKAYEDFLQSDAEFTLILEDDVIGNDELINEAFLLCKDISSDSIFICGVQDGLSSRFRAFGKKIKENLYLISPYSYSSIYRTAAYILTRKSAKSLLDFYKDGLYGADKWEAILRNTELKMYFSNIFSHPDELNNSTLELQRKQKEKINSLFKKCNKDFSYKVSRFYEKHIVKNEKIFTK from the coding sequence GTGAACTATCCTATCTATGTTATATCACTAAAAAGAGATGAAGAGCGAAGGCAAAATTTACAAAAACAATTTAATAGATATGATGAATTTAAAATAATAGATGCAGTTGATGCTAAAAATTTTAGCATCAATGAGTACTACAAAGCCATGATAGATTGCCTACTAAAATCATGCGATGAAAAGTATAAATTTAAAATACCACCATTAGTAGCAACTCCGGGTGAGCTAGCCTGCACAATGTCACATATAAAAGCCTATGAGGATTTTTTACAAAGCGATGCGGAATTTACTTTAATATTAGAGGATGATGTTATTGGAAATGATGAACTAATAAATGAAGCCTTTTTACTATGCAAAGATATAAGTAGTGATAGTATTTTTATATGCGGTGTGCAAGATGGGTTAAGTAGTAGATTTCGTGCTTTTGGCAAAAAAATAAAAGAAAATTTATATCTCATCTCACCATACTCATATAGCAGTATTTATAGGACAGCAGCCTATATCTTAACGAGAAAAAGTGCAAAATCTTTACTTGATTTTTATAAAGATGGTCTTTATGGAGCCGATAAATGGGAGGCTATTTTAAGAAATACTGAGCTTAAAATGTACTTTAGTAATATCTTTTCTCATCCAGATGAGCTTAACAACTCTACTTTAGAGTTGCAAAGAAAGCAAAAAGAGAAGATAAATTCTCTTTTTAAAAAATGTAATAAAGATTTCTCATACAAGGTTTCAAGATTTTACGAGAAGCATATAGTAAAAAATGAGAAAATTTTTACCAAATAA
- a CDS encoding polysaccharide deacetylase family protein: MNYPVCVLTMHHCNNNENDFAIKPELFRKALLMALDEGYKFINYSQFKDIASGRVKASKKSILLTFDDGYFDNYKFAFPILKELNTPAVCFLITDKIKDFKRQDYDFAFKKHKEIDYEKDGEYFLNLDEIRQMQESGLFEFDSHTASHFSCKSNDEAKLREEFSSSLTKIKELFPEKKEFGFCFPKGHFNELSLKVVRDYYDFAFSVIDGGFCVGDDKFKIRRIDISNNAKSENDYIFRIKKKLFIYSTPFIGKFYSDFRNRGYK, translated from the coding sequence ATGAACTACCCAGTTTGCGTGCTAACGATGCACCACTGTAATAACAATGAAAACGACTTTGCCATTAAGCCGGAGCTATTTAGAAAAGCACTTCTTATGGCTCTAGATGAGGGCTATAAATTTATAAACTACAGCCAGTTTAAAGATATTGCTAGCGGCCGAGTAAAGGCTTCTAAAAAGAGTATTTTACTAACCTTTGATGATGGGTATTTTGATAACTATAAATTTGCATTTCCTATCTTAAAAGAGCTAAATACCCCAGCTGTTTGCTTTTTGATAACAGATAAGATTAAAGATTTTAAAAGGCAAGATTACGACTTTGCATTTAAAAAACATAAAGAAATAGACTACGAAAAAGATGGTGAGTATTTTTTAAATTTAGACGAGATCAGGCAGATGCAAGAGAGTGGGCTTTTTGAGTTTGACAGCCATACAGCCAGCCACTTTTCTTGCAAAAGCAACGATGAAGCAAAGTTAAGAGAGGAATTTTCAAGCTCGCTTACTAAAATAAAAGAGCTTTTTCCTGAAAAAAAAGAATTTGGATTTTGCTTTCCCAAAGGGCATTTTAACGAGCTTTCACTAAAAGTTGTGAGAGATTATTATGATTTTGCCTTTAGTGTAATAGACGGTGGATTTTGCGTAGGAGATGATAAATTTAAGATAAGACGCATAGATATATCAAACAATGCAAAGAGTGAGAACGACTACATTTTTAGGATCAAAAAGAAGCTTTTTATTTATTCAACTCCATTTATTGGCAAATTTTACTCAGATTTTAGGAATAGGGGCTATAAATAA